Proteins from one Romboutsia sp. CE17 genomic window:
- the hfq gene encoding RNA chaperone Hfq yields the protein MKNSVLNLQDLFLNNARKEKIPVTIYLMNGVQVKGYVKGFDSYIILLEGDNRQQNMIYKHAVSTILPAKSINLQNNQVQSNNR from the coding sequence ATGAAAAATTCAGTTTTAAATTTACAGGATCTATTCTTAAATAACGCAAGAAAAGAGAAAATACCTGTAACAATATACTTAATGAATGGAGTGCAAGTAAAAGGTTATGTAAAAGGCTTTGACAGTTATATAATTTTATTAGAAGGGGATAACAGACAACAAAATATGATATATAAGCATGCAGTATCTACTATACTACCTGCTAAATCTATAAACTTACAAAATAACCAAGTACAAAGTAATAATAGATAA
- the miaA gene encoding tRNA (adenosine(37)-N6)-dimethylallyltransferase MiaA has translation MKKIPLIILTGPTAVGKTDLSIKIAKKLNAEIISADSMQIYEYMDVGSAKVTKEEMDNVTHYLIDEVKPDYNFSVSEFQKRANLYIDEITTKGKLPLVTGGTGLYLNSLIYNMDFAKSNANDELRESLRLELEKYGIDHMHNKLKELDSEAAERIHKNNTKRVIRALEVCLSGEKMNDFSKDLKINPKYKPIIVVLNRERDHLYERINKRVDIMLENGLIDEVKSLLNMGYTKDLISMQGIGYKEIIKYLDGEYTYDEAIEIIKRDSRRYAKRQITWFRRYDSAKWFNLDEYHNFDILEKEILSFIENNIKLV, from the coding sequence ATGAAGAAAATACCGCTTATTATACTTACTGGTCCAACAGCAGTTGGTAAAACAGATTTATCTATAAAAATAGCAAAAAAATTAAATGCAGAAATAATATCAGCAGACTCTATGCAAATTTATGAATATATGGATGTTGGTAGTGCAAAAGTTACAAAAGAGGAAATGGATAATGTCACTCATTACTTAATTGATGAAGTAAAACCTGATTATAACTTTTCCGTATCTGAGTTTCAGAAAAGAGCTAATCTATATATAGATGAAATTACAACTAAAGGTAAATTACCTTTAGTTACAGGAGGAACAGGTCTTTACTTAAATTCATTAATTTATAATATGGACTTTGCAAAATCAAATGCAAATGATGAGTTAAGAGAATCTTTAAGGTTAGAGCTTGAAAAGTATGGAATAGACCATATGCATAATAAATTAAAAGAATTAGACTCAGAAGCAGCAGAAAGAATACATAAAAATAATACTAAAAGAGTTATTAGAGCGCTAGAGGTATGTTTAAGTGGAGAAAAAATGAATGATTTCTCTAAAGATCTAAAGATAAACCCAAAATATAAACCAATTATAGTAGTATTAAATAGAGAAAGAGATCATTTATATGAAAGAATTAATAAAAGAGTCGATATAATGTTAGAAAATGGATTGATTGATGAGGTAAAAAGCTTACTTAATATGGGATATACTAAAGACTTAATATCTATGCAAGGGATAGGATATAAAGAGATTATAAAGTATTTAGATGGTGAGTATACCTATGATGAAGCTATAGAAATTATAAAAAGAGATTCAAGAAGATATGCTAAAAGACAAATAACTTGGTTTAGAAGATATGACAGTGCTAAATGGTTTAATTTAGATGAATATCATAATTTTGATATACTTGAAAAAGAAATATTAAGTTTTATTGAAAATAATATTAAACTTGTATAA
- a CDS encoding GntP family permease → MINIIGLILSLSLIIFLAYKGYSTIITAPLIALLTVLIIGGDSNKYLMLTYTEIYMSGFSSFVKNYFPIFLTGAIFARLMEEALYVRSIANFITNNLGKDKTIISVVLAGALLTYGGVSLFTVAFVLYPIANTLFKEANIPKRLIPGTIALGAFTFTMTALPGTPEIQNVIPMRYFGTDTFSAPILGLSASLLMLISGIIWLTYRVKQAEKSNEGYGDYNIDNSDVGSNSLPNIYLSITPILIIFISNLFFSKIFYKLIDGSYLDKYNLTLDNVSGTWSVIISIAISILFILIINYKKINNLNSVLNSGISNSFLPLLSSSAIVGYGSVIKSLPIFITLQSIILNISSNPIVSEAISVNIICGITASASGGLTITLDALAPTFINISQSLNIPLEVMHRIASLASGGLDTLPHNGAVITTLAICGLTHKESYKDIFITSVIIPISVTAFIVIATSIFFV, encoded by the coding sequence ATGATTAACATAATTGGATTAATTTTATCATTATCTTTAATAATTTTCTTAGCATATAAAGGATATTCAACTATTATAACAGCTCCATTAATAGCTTTATTAACAGTATTAATAATAGGTGGAGATTCTAATAAATACTTAATGTTAACTTATACCGAAATTTATATGAGTGGGTTTTCAAGCTTTGTCAAAAATTATTTTCCAATTTTTTTAACAGGTGCTATATTTGCACGATTGATGGAAGAAGCATTGTATGTAAGATCTATAGCAAACTTCATAACCAATAACTTAGGTAAAGATAAAACTATTATATCAGTAGTATTAGCAGGTGCTTTATTAACTTATGGAGGTGTTTCCTTATTTACAGTTGCATTTGTTTTATATCCTATAGCAAATACGTTGTTTAAAGAGGCAAATATCCCCAAAAGACTTATACCTGGAACAATAGCTCTAGGAGCATTCACATTTACTATGACTGCTTTGCCTGGTACACCTGAAATTCAAAATGTTATACCTATGAGATATTTTGGAACAGATACATTCTCAGCCCCTATTTTAGGATTGTCTGCAAGTTTACTTATGCTAATATCTGGAATTATTTGGCTTACATATCGTGTAAAACAAGCAGAAAAAAGTAATGAAGGGTATGGAGATTATAATATTGATAATTCTGATGTAGGCTCTAATAGTCTCCCAAATATATATTTATCAATTACTCCAATATTAATTATTTTTATTAGCAATTTATTTTTCTCAAAAATATTTTATAAGCTTATTGACGGGTCTTATTTGGATAAATACAATTTAACTTTAGATAATGTTTCTGGAACGTGGAGTGTAATTATTTCCATAGCAATATCAATTTTATTTATTTTAATAATTAATTATAAAAAAATAAACAACTTAAATAGCGTACTAAATAGTGGAATTTCTAATTCTTTTTTACCCTTACTTAGTTCTAGTGCTATTGTAGGGTATGGAAGTGTTATAAAGTCATTACCAATTTTTATTACATTACAATCTATAATACTTAATATATCTTCAAACCCTATTGTATCAGAAGCTATATCAGTAAATATTATATGTGGTATTACAGCTTCTGCTTCTGGAGGGCTTACTATTACATTAGATGCTCTAGCACCAACCTTTATAAATATAAGTCAATCACTTAATATACCATTAGAAGTAATGCATAGGATAGCCTCATTAGCTTCTGGAGGATTAGATACCTTACCTCATAATGGAGCAGTAATTACAACTCTTGCTATATGTGGATTAACTCATAAAGAATCTTATAAGGATATTTTTATAACCTCTGTAATAATTCCTATATCAGTTACTGCTTTTATAGTTATAGCTACATCTATCTTCTTTGTGTAA
- the mutL gene encoding DNA mismatch repair endonuclease MutL, whose protein sequence is MSNRINILDDLTINKIAAGEVVERPSSVVKELVENSIDAKSNKVIVDIADGGKKYIRITDNGSGILSSEVEKSFLRHATSKINNIDDLYDLYSLGFRGEALASISAVSKLEMITKSKEESVGTKIIVEGGKIISKEPIGTNNGTTIIIKDIFFNTPVRQKFLKSTHAETINISDLINKLAIGNPDVQFKYINNGKQILNTPGDGKLNNAIRSIYGKDITENLIPVEFECDYFRMSGFIGNNNVYRSNKNLQHTYINKRFVKSKVVLDAIAEAYKSIIPIGKHGICFLNISINPSKIDVNIHPTKLEVKFEDEKDLYIELRDYLRRKLLSSNLIGKYEYYGKNTNPSLKINNELDKVKESYEDIEIVEISKGENIEEFKSITDMINESISNKKEKFNDSLSFDDNKNTNNIDYHSFNEFDKVLKDDSLSTKKLENLILNKEFTLLKDEEELKMNSSKNLNISKVDNKDEFIIDGNVDISKSFSVEDLEKLDKEEVDKNKKSKTNKFEDMVVEKVVDSTQENFFEEETNKFLLSGYNVVGTVFDTYIILQKGSSMYLLDQHVAHERILYERYMDKFYSHDISMQMLLDPIILELSNVDMLHVENNLDLFMKFGFEIEIFGNNHIMIRCVPTVFGVPESEKFILQIIDNIEEIKNNYELKGEKFASMACRAAIKANDKIHNLEIDSLIKQLNQCKNPFTCPHGRPIIVEITMKEIEKMFKRIM, encoded by the coding sequence ATGTCAAATAGAATTAATATATTAGATGATTTAACTATAAATAAAATAGCTGCAGGAGAAGTGGTCGAAAGACCATCTTCTGTAGTTAAAGAATTAGTGGAAAACTCTATTGATGCAAAATCAAATAAAGTAATAGTAGATATAGCAGATGGTGGGAAGAAGTATATAAGAATTACAGATAATGGTTCTGGAATTTTATCAAGCGAGGTTGAAAAGTCTTTTTTAAGACATGCAACTAGTAAAATAAATAATATAGATGACTTGTATGATTTATATTCACTAGGATTTAGAGGTGAAGCATTAGCTTCTATATCTGCAGTTTCGAAACTTGAAATGATAACAAAATCAAAAGAAGAATCTGTTGGAACTAAAATAATTGTTGAAGGTGGAAAGATTATATCTAAGGAGCCAATCGGTACGAACAATGGTACGACTATAATAATAAAAGATATATTCTTTAATACTCCAGTAAGACAGAAATTCTTAAAATCAACTCATGCAGAAACTATAAATATCAGTGATTTAATAAATAAACTTGCAATAGGAAATCCAGATGTTCAGTTTAAATATATAAATAATGGAAAACAAATTCTAAATACTCCAGGTGATGGTAAACTTAACAATGCAATAAGAAGTATTTATGGAAAAGATATAACTGAAAATTTAATACCTGTAGAGTTTGAATGTGATTATTTTAGAATGAGTGGATTTATAGGAAATAACAATGTTTATAGATCTAATAAAAACTTGCAACATACATATATAAACAAGCGATTTGTGAAAAGTAAGGTAGTATTAGATGCTATAGCAGAAGCATATAAATCTATAATACCAATTGGAAAACATGGAATATGTTTTTTAAATATTAGCATAAATCCATCTAAGATAGATGTAAATATACATCCAACTAAATTAGAAGTTAAGTTTGAAGATGAAAAAGATTTATATATAGAACTTAGAGATTACCTAAGAAGAAAGCTATTAAGTTCAAATTTAATAGGTAAATATGAATACTATGGAAAAAATACAAATCCAAGTTTAAAGATTAATAATGAATTAGATAAAGTAAAAGAAAGCTATGAAGATATAGAGATTGTTGAAATATCTAAAGGTGAAAATATAGAAGAATTTAAATCTATAACAGATATGATAAACGAATCTATTAGTAATAAAAAAGAAAAATTTAATGATAGTTTAAGTTTTGATGATAATAAAAATACCAATAATATAGATTACCATAGTTTTAATGAATTTGATAAAGTTTTAAAAGACGATAGTTTATCAACTAAAAAGTTAGAAAATTTAATATTAAATAAAGAGTTTACATTACTTAAGGATGAAGAAGAGTTAAAAATGAATTCATCTAAAAATTTAAACATAAGTAAAGTTGATAATAAAGACGAATTTATTATTGATGGTAATGTGGATATAAGTAAAAGTTTTAGTGTTGAAGACTTAGAGAAGTTAGATAAAGAGGAAGTTGATAAAAATAAAAAGAGCAAAACCAATAAATTTGAAGATATGGTCGTGGAAAAAGTAGTAGATAGTACTCAAGAAAACTTCTTTGAAGAAGAAACTAATAAATTCTTACTAAGTGGTTACAATGTAGTAGGAACTGTATTTGATACTTATATAATACTTCAAAAAGGAAGCTCTATGTATTTATTAGATCAACATGTTGCGCATGAAAGAATTTTATATGAAAGATATATGGACAAATTTTATAGTCATGATATAAGTATGCAAATGTTATTAGATCCTATTATATTAGAACTATCAAATGTAGATATGCTACATGTTGAGAATAACTTAGATTTATTTATGAAGTTTGGTTTTGAAATAGAGATATTTGGTAATAATCATATTATGATAAGATGTGTACCAACAGTTTTTGGTGTCCCAGAATCTGAAAAGTTTATTCTTCAAATAATAGATAACATTGAGGAGATAAAAAACAACTATGAGTTAAAGGGAGAAAAATTTGCTTCAATGGCTTGTAGAGCTGCTATAAAAGCAAATGATAAAATACATAATCTAGAAATAGATAGTTTAATTAAACAATTAAATCAATGTAAAAATCCTTTTACATGTCCACATGGAAGACCTATAATAGTTGAAATAACAATGAAAGAAATTGAAAAAATGTTTAAAAGAATTATGTAA